CCGCGCTCGCGATGAGTCCCAGCCCGTCCCGCAGCCACTGCACGGCGGCGCCCGCCGTGAAGACCGACCCCTCCAGGGCGTAGGCCGGTTCGCCCCGGGGCCCGCAGCACAGGGTCGTGAGGAGCCCCCCCTCGCTGATGGGGTGCCGCTCCCCCGTGTTCATGAGCAGAAAGCACCCCGTGCCGTAGGTGTTCTTGGCCTGGCCCGGCTCCCAGCACTGCTGTCCGTAGAGGGCCGCCTGCTGGTCGCCCGCCACGCCGGAGACGGGCACGCCTCCGGGCAAGCCGTCGGAGGCCGCCGTTTCCCCGAAGGGACCCGAGGAGGGACGAACCTCTGGGAGCATGGCCCGGGGGACGCCCAGACCGGCGCAGAGCCCTTCGCTCCACCTCCGCTCGTGGATGTCGTACAGGAGCGTTCGGGAGGCGTTGGTGGGGTCCGTCGCGTGGACCTTACCGCCCGTGAGCTTCCACAGGAGCCATGTATCGACCGTACCGAAAAGGACCTCGCCTTCACGGGCCTTTGCGGCGGCCTCGGGATGGCGATCGAGAATCCACGCGATCTTCGTCCCGGAAAAGTAGGCGTCCAGAAGGAGCCCCGTTCTTTTCCGGATCTCCGGCTCGAGCCCCTCCGCCCGCAGGCGCTCGCAGAGGGGCGCGTTCTGCCGGCTCTGCCAGACCACGGCGCGGTGGACCGGCTCGCCCGTCTTCCGGTCCCACAGGATCGTGGTCTCGCGCTGGTTGGTGATGCCGATGGCCCGGAGGCCTTCCGTCCCCACCCCCGATGCGCGGAGGGCCTGCACCATCACCCGCCGGCTCGTGTCCCAGATCTCCTCCGGGTCCTGCTCCACCCAGCCCGGCTCGGGAAAGTGGTTGGTGATTTCCGCGTAGGCTCGGCCGAGGATCTCCCCCTGGCGGGAAAAGACCAGCGCCGTGCTCCCCGTCGTCCCCTGGTCGATGGCCAGGATGCCTTCTTTCATGGCGAACCCCCTGAACCCTTATAGGCGACGCAGGGCAGGGAAGCAAGACGAGATGAGTGGAGGAGAAGCGGGGGGCGATGGCGCGCACCAAGGTCCTTGGTCTGGACGTGGAAGGCGGTACACCGAAGACTCTGTGGGTTTTCGGTTCAGTCTACCCGGATCACGGGGCCCGAGCGGCGGTGGCCGCCATGGCCTCCCAGGATGGCCCCGGCCTCCCCCGACGGCATGGAGGCCTCCAGGCGGTCCCGGTACCTGGCGTAGAGGGCCGCGTTGCCCGTCAGTCCCCCCTCCCCCATGCCCAGGGCGGCCCGGTACCGCGCCGCCTTCCCATTCAGCGCCGCTCGGTCCGCCTCCGAAAGGCCGGGGAGGCCCGCGGCCTCCTCCAGGTCCCGAAGAAGGGCCCGCTCCAGGTCCGAACCCGAGCCCTTCGGAAGGCTCTCCTCCGCCTCCTCCATGGCCCGCTGGATGAAGCGAAACTCCCCGGGGCCCATGGATTCCCTCTCCAGGGCCGCCACGTAGGCCCCCAGGACCTTCTGGGCGCCCTCCACGGCCTGCTGCGCCGTCTCGAAATCCCCCTTCTGACCCTGCACTCCCTCGTGGGCCTTGAGCCATTCCGAGTAAGCGTCGGCCTCCGGCTTCACGGCCTCGCACACGCGCAGGTACGCCTCCAGCCGCGCTTCTTCCACCACGCCGCTCTCGGGAGGCGTGAACGGGTGCGCCTTCTCCAGCCGCTCCAGCCCCTTCCCCGTCCCCGCGATCTTCATCACCTTGCCCGAGAAGCCCATCACCTTCTTCCCCGTGTCGCTCAGGAAGAAGCCCACCGCCGACAGCACGCACACCGCCAGAAGGATGCCCAGAACCCCCAGCGCGATTTTCGCCCCGCTCTTCATGGCCCATCTCCTGTTCCCGGACAATTGTATCCCGTTCCATCCAGGAAAAAGAACATCCGGACCGGTTGCGATGTGAAGGGGAAGGGGACTCGGAGCCGGATGGGAAGATGCGGGTGCCATTTCCTGCGGAGATTTGAATGGACCTCGTCGCGGCGGCCTAGCATCGAAGGCATGCCGGCTCCACAGCGGCCTTTGCTGGCGAGGGGCCATCCTCTACACCATAGCGCGGCTGGCCGAGAGGCCTTTCAAGCACTGAGATCACAGGTAGAACAGAGAAAAGGCACGTTCGGGAGCCTGTCTCTGTGTGCGCTGTGCTCTTTGTGGTAAGAGAAGGTCTTTCTTCCGCGCCACCGCGCCTCGGCGGTGCAATCCCTAAAAAATGGGTGGCTGTCCCTATTTTTAACGTCTAACGTCTCGCGTTTCACTTCCTACATTCTTCCTTCTCCCGCGGTGCTATGCTGAGACGCCGGGGGCCAAGCCATGTCCATGGCGACGGACAACAGGTACCTGATCGCCTTCACGGCCATGCTGGGCACCTTCATGGAGGTGGTGGACACCTCCGTGGCGAACGTGGCCCTGCCGCACATGGCGGGGACCTACTCGGCGGGCACGGACGAGATCACCTGGGTCATCACCTCCTACCTGGTGGCCAACGCCGTCATCCTTCCCGTCACGGGCTTCCTGGGGAACTACTTCGGGCGAAAGCGCTTCTACCTGGCGTGCCTCGTGGTCTTCACGCTGGCCTCGCTGGGATCCGGAGCGGCGCCGTCCCTAGGCTTCCTCATTTTCATGCGCGTTCTCCAGGGACTTTCGGGCGGCGCCATGGTGCCCATGAGCCAGGCCATCCTTCTGGAGTCGTTTCCGCGGGAGGAACACGGCAAGGCCATGGCCCTCTTCGGAGTGGGAGTGATCTTCGGCCCCATCATCGGGCCCACCGTGGGTGGGTGGATCACGGACAACTGGTCCTGGCCGTGGATTTTCTACGTGAACGTCCCGGTGGGGATCGCGGCCTTCGCGTTGGGCGCGCTCCTGATCGAAGACCCGCACTACATCCGGCGGCCCGAGGGCCGGGTGGACTACGCCTCCTTCGTCTTCATCGCCGCCGGGCTGGGTGGCCTGGAAATCTTCCTCAACCGGGGGGAGCGCTTCGACTGGTTCGAGAGCCCCTTCATCAAGTTCTGGGCCGCCGTGTCCGCGCTGGGGATCGCCCTCTTCGCGTGGCGGTCGCTCACGGCGAAGAACCCCCTCGTGGACGTGCGCATCCTGAAGAACCGGGAGTACGCATCGGGGACGGTGCTCATGTTCCTGCTGGGCTTCGGGCTTTACGGCTCCTTCGTGATGCTTCCCCTGTTCTCCCAGCACCTCCTGGGCTACACGGCCACGTGGGCGGGCTATGTGCTCTCGCCGGGCGGGTTCGCCTCGCTCCTCGCCATGGTGTTCGTGGGCAACCTCATCGGCAAGGTGGACACTCGCCTGCTCGTGTTCGTGGGCGTGGCGGCCAACGTGGTCTCCATGTGGATGCTCGTTCACGTCAGCCTGGCGGTGGACTTCTGGTTCCTGACCCTCTCGCGGCTGGTCCAGGGCTTCGGGCTGGGTTTTCTCTTCGTGCCCATCGCCGTTTCGGCCTACTCCCGGATCCCGCCGGAGCGCATGGGCCAGGCCACGGGGCTCTTCAACCTGCTCCGCAACGAGGGGGGTTCGGTGGGCATCGCCCTATCCGCTACGGTCCTCGGACAGCGGGCCCAGTTTCACCAGACCCGGCTCGTGGAAAACCTGACCCCCTTCGATCCGGGATTCACCCAGCGCCTCGACGAGACCGCCCGCGGGCTCTTCTCCTGGTCGGGCCTCGACCCCTCCTCCGCGAGGGAGGCGGCCCAGGGCCTTCTGTACGGAGAACTCCAGCGGCAGGCCTACCTTTCGGCCTTCGTGGACGTCTTCTGGATGCTCGCCCTCATCTTCGCCGGGCTCCTCCCCTTCCTGTTCCTGTTGAGGGGGAGGCCGGCGGAGGGGAAGGGCGCGGACGCGCTTTCGCGGAAGCGTCAGGCCTAAGCCTCCCGTGCCGCGCCAACGGCGCGGCGCCCGTCCCGCTTTACTTTGAAGGTAACAAGACGGATTGTCTTTGAAAGGCGTGGTCCTTTTCGGGGATTCGGCTCCGCACGCCGCCTTGTCCCGAGTAGGTCCCTGGGAATCGAAGGGCCGCTCCCGGGCTCAACCCCTCTGGTAGACGTCCTCGACCCGGACGATGTCCGACTCCTCCGAGTCGCCGATCCAGAGCTCGAGCACGCGGGCCGGCCTTTCCCCCACGCCGCGGGCCCGGTGGCGCGTTCCCTTGGGGATCCAGACTTCCTCGCCCGGTGCGGGCCGCCAGATTCGGTCTCCCACGGTCATTTCGAGGCCCTCGTCGAGGACGAGCCAGAACTCGTCCCGCCCATGATGGTACTGGAGGGACAGCACCCCGCCGGGATTCACGGCGATGATCTTGATGCTCGAAACGCCCTGGTGGGGGAAGCGGCGGAACAGGCCCCACGGCCTGACGTCGTGGACGATCCGGGACTGAAACTCCTCCATGTTCTTCGGCGCTTCCTCGCTCATGGACTCACCCTTTCCATCGCTCTCCATCCGGCATCCTCCGCCCGAGGCACCTCGTCCGCCGGCCCTACCTCGACTCCTCGTACATTCTCAAGAGGGCACCGAGCCAGGAGAGGGTGGACTCGGCCCCCTGGTTCTGGCTCACGCCCGTGCGCTGGAGGCCGTCATGACAACCGTGGGTGGTGTAGTTGACGAGGGCCACCGAGAGGTCGTTGACGCCGAGGAACCAGTGGAAGCAACGCCGCATGGCTTCGTACCATTTCCGGTCGCCGGTGGCCTTGAGGGCTTCGTGGCAGGCGGAGAGGAGGGCGCCCGCCTCGATGGGCTGCTGGTCGAAGCGGACCTTCTTCTTTCCCCTCTCGAACCATCCCTGGTTGCCGATGAGGGAGAGGACGCCCGTGCGGGCGTCGGTCTGGACGTCGAGGAGCCACTGGAGCGAATGAAGGCTCGTCTTCAGGGCCCCCTCCGGGCTGGTCACCTTCTCCGCCACGATGAGGGCCTTGCAGAGCCGCGCGTTATCGTAGGTGAGCTTGGGCTCGCACCAGGGCCACTCTTCGGTGGCGTTCTCCTCGAAGAGGCGGATGAGGCGTCGGGACATCTCCTGCCGCAGGTCCCGCACCTCCCGGGCGCCGCCGAAGCGCTTGAGGTATCGGTCGCAGCCCAGGATGACCCAGGCCCAGGCCCGGGGGGAGGTGAAGGAGGCGAGGGGTTGGAGGGCCTTCCCGAAGAGCTCCATGGCGATGCCGGAGATGGCGTCGTTGGGGGCCAGGACGAGGGCGTCGGCCAGGGCGGCGACGGCCCGGCCCTGGCAGTCTTCGGAACCCACCTCGTCGACCCAGCGGCGGTCGTACCCCATCTCGTTCCGGAACCGGTTCGTCTCGGGGTCCAGGGCGTCGAGGAGAAACGCCATGTAGGTTGTGGCCATGGGCAGGACCGAATCGTCCTGGAAGAGGGCGTGGTACCGGACCACGAACCGGAGGGCCCGGGCGTTGTCGTCCGTGGTGTACCCGTGCTTGCGCCAGGGCGTGGCGAAAACCGCGTGCTGGAGGAGGCCCGTGTCGTCCGTGAGCGCCCTCAGATGGTCCAGGCGCATTTCGGGAAGGCCGGAGGGCACCGATCGAACCGTCGCCGCGCGCGTGAGCCCCGCCCGGGCCGCCCGCTGAAAGACCTCCACGTAGCGGGTGCCGATCTCTTTCCACACCATGGTGCGGCCAAACTGGTAGGCCCGCTTGCGCATCTGGTTGCAGGAAACCTCGTCGTCGAGGAGCGAGGAAAGCCGCTCCGCCATGGCCTCCGCGTCCCCGAAGGGGGCCAGGAGGCCGCGCCCATCGGCCAGGAGTTCCTCCGCGTACCAGTAAGGCGTGGAGACGATGGCCTTGCCGCAACCGAGGGCGAAGGACAGGGTCCCGGAGGACATCTGCTCCTTGGCGAGGTAGGGCGTGATGTAGAAATCGGCCATCTGGAGGAATTCCGTGAGCTGTTCCTCGGAGACGAACCGGTCGTAGAAGATCACGTTGTCCTGGATGCCGAGGCGCTCGGCCCTCTGCTGAAGCGAA
This genomic interval from Acidobacteriota bacterium contains the following:
- a CDS encoding glycosyltransferase family 4 protein; its protein translation is MRPLSVAFIGTYIPRLCGIATFTHDLGRSVAAATGRVFGEDPRLRVVAMHNPADSFGYGPEVDFVVRQPLKRDYLEAAEFLNISPFDVVSLQHEYGIFGGDDGRNVLDLLEGLRKPVVTTLHTVLTSPSEGQRRVLSRVCEASSAVVVIAGKAVPVLEEVYGVPREKVVHIYHGVPDVPYLDPAFYKDQFQVEGKKVLLTFGLIGPGKGIEHAIDAVARVVPRHPNLVYVILGATHPDVKRHHGEAYRLSLQQRAERLGIQDNVIFYDRFVSEEQLTEFLQMADFYITPYLAKEQMSSGTLSFALGCGKAIVSTPYWYAEELLADGRGLLAPFGDAEAMAERLSSLLDDEVSCNQMRKRAYQFGRTMVWKEIGTRYVEVFQRAARAGLTRAATVRSVPSGLPEMRLDHLRALTDDTGLLQHAVFATPWRKHGYTTDDNARALRFVVRYHALFQDDSVLPMATTYMAFLLDALDPETNRFRNEMGYDRRWVDEVGSEDCQGRAVAALADALVLAPNDAISGIAMELFGKALQPLASFTSPRAWAWVILGCDRYLKRFGGAREVRDLRQEMSRRLIRLFEENATEEWPWCEPKLTYDNARLCKALIVAEKVTSPEGALKTSLHSLQWLLDVQTDARTGVLSLIGNQGWFERGKKKVRFDQQPIEAGALLSACHEALKATGDRKWYEAMRRCFHWFLGVNDLSVALVNYTTHGCHDGLQRTGVSQNQGAESTLSWLGALLRMYEESR
- a CDS encoding DHA2 family efflux MFS transporter permease subunit, with translation MSMATDNRYLIAFTAMLGTFMEVVDTSVANVALPHMAGTYSAGTDEITWVITSYLVANAVILPVTGFLGNYFGRKRFYLACLVVFTLASLGSGAAPSLGFLIFMRVLQGLSGGAMVPMSQAILLESFPREEHGKAMALFGVGVIFGPIIGPTVGGWITDNWSWPWIFYVNVPVGIAAFALGALLIEDPHYIRRPEGRVDYASFVFIAAGLGGLEIFLNRGERFDWFESPFIKFWAAVSALGIALFAWRSLTAKNPLVDVRILKNREYASGTVLMFLLGFGLYGSFVMLPLFSQHLLGYTATWAGYVLSPGGFASLLAMVFVGNLIGKVDTRLLVFVGVAANVVSMWMLVHVSLAVDFWFLTLSRLVQGFGLGFLFVPIAVSAYSRIPPERMGQATGLFNLLRNEGGSVGIALSATVLGQRAQFHQTRLVENLTPFDPGFTQRLDETARGLFSWSGLDPSSAREAAQGLLYGELQRQAYLSAFVDVFWMLALIFAGLLPFLFLLRGRPAEGKGADALSRKRQA
- a CDS encoding phosphomannose isomerase type II C-terminal cupin domain — protein: MSEEAPKNMEEFQSRIVHDVRPWGLFRRFPHQGVSSIKIIAVNPGGVLSLQYHHGRDEFWLVLDEGLEMTVGDRIWRPAPGEEVWIPKGTRHRARGVGERPARVLELWIGDSEESDIVRVEDVYQRG
- the glpK gene encoding glycerol kinase GlpK, coding for MKEGILAIDQGTTGSTALVFSRQGEILGRAYAEITNHFPEPGWVEQDPEEIWDTSRRVMVQALRASGVGTEGLRAIGITNQRETTILWDRKTGEPVHRAVVWQSRQNAPLCERLRAEGLEPEIRKRTGLLLDAYFSGTKIAWILDRHPEAAAKAREGEVLFGTVDTWLLWKLTGGKVHATDPTNASRTLLYDIHERRWSEGLCAGLGVPRAMLPEVRPSSGPFGETAASDGLPGGVPVSGVAGDQQAALYGQQCWEPGQAKNTYGTGCFLLMNTGERHPISEGGLLTTLCCGPRGEPAYALEGSVFTAGAAVQWLRDGLGLIASAGETAALAASVPDASGVYVVPAFTGLGAPYWDMEARGAIVGLTRGVNRAHIVRATLESMAYQTRDVVEVMNADSGVRVRELRVDGGASANDLLMQFQADLLGVPVERPDLVETTAAGAAYLAGLGVEFWTGPEELRRARRADRTFAPSLDEPSRDRLYEGWKKAVRQVLAR